In Hamadaea flava, a genomic segment contains:
- a CDS encoding NAD-dependent epimerase/dehydratase family protein: protein MADRHPDAVVFAAGVSSVSAVGEGEFAREAELLYSVLRSCVAHGRRIVYFSTSSSSMYGGQGSTGRERDPVYPTNPYGRHKLALEGVVTASGADHLLLRLSHTIGVGQPPHQLLPALVRQIAAGHIQVFRGAHRDLIDVADVVTIVDSLLKSCVVNEVVNVATGVGVPVEEVLDHVESRLRPDRPVVREYVDRPNRHEVSIEKLRRLVPAVDGMRFGPDYFRPVIDRYLESTVVQS from the coding sequence ATCGCGGACCGCCACCCCGACGCCGTGGTCTTCGCGGCGGGCGTGTCGAGTGTCAGCGCGGTCGGCGAAGGCGAATTCGCCCGCGAGGCGGAGCTGCTCTACTCGGTCCTGCGCAGCTGCGTCGCCCACGGCCGCCGAATCGTCTACTTCTCCACGTCGTCGTCGAGCATGTACGGCGGGCAGGGCAGCACCGGCCGCGAGCGCGACCCGGTCTACCCCACCAACCCGTACGGCCGGCACAAGCTCGCGCTGGAGGGCGTCGTCACCGCCAGCGGCGCGGACCACCTGCTGCTGCGCCTGTCCCACACGATCGGCGTCGGCCAGCCGCCGCACCAGCTTCTGCCCGCATTGGTACGCCAGATCGCAGCGGGCCACATCCAGGTCTTTCGTGGGGCGCACCGGGATCTCATCGACGTCGCCGACGTGGTGACGATCGTGGACAGCCTGCTGAAGTCGTGTGTGGTCAACGAGGTGGTGAACGTCGCCACCGGCGTCGGCGTACCCGTGGAGGAGGTGCTGGACCACGTGGAGAGCCGGCTGCGGCCCGACCGGCCGGTGGTCCGCGAATATGTGGACCGCCCGAACCGGCATGAGGTGTCGATCGAGAAGCTGCGGCGGCTGGTGCCGGCCGTGGACGGCATGCGGTTCGGGCCGGACTACTTCCGGCCGGTCATCGATCGCTACCTGGAGTCGACGGTCGTGCAGTCGTAG
- a CDS encoding ABC transporter permease produces the protein MTTTAIPGRRRPGARAPLLLERHLLVNTRTWVNLAFELFEPLLYLLAIGFGLGTVIGSVAGSGVPYAAYVAPGLLAAAAMNGAFGETTFRVFLRIRHERFYDSILVTPLSVADVAIGEVVWAMLRAVVAATGFLAASAVLGLLRSPWAVLAVPAAALIGFAFGSAGLYATTYLRNWQDFQYIQLVMLPMFMFATTFYPLSVYPAGLRPVIAVLPLYQAIELVRGVALGSFSPGLLVAVAYLGGLGVVALSLAVGRLRGQLRP, from the coding sequence GTGACGACGACAGCGATCCCAGGACGGCGCCGGCCCGGCGCCCGCGCACCGCTGCTGCTCGAACGCCACCTCCTGGTGAACACCCGGACCTGGGTGAACCTCGCGTTCGAGCTGTTCGAGCCGCTGCTCTACCTGCTCGCGATCGGCTTCGGGCTGGGCACCGTCATCGGCTCCGTGGCCGGTTCCGGGGTGCCCTACGCGGCGTACGTGGCACCCGGGCTGCTCGCCGCGGCCGCGATGAACGGCGCGTTCGGCGAGACCACGTTCCGGGTGTTCCTTCGCATCCGCCACGAACGGTTCTACGACTCGATCCTGGTCACCCCGCTGAGCGTCGCCGACGTGGCGATCGGGGAGGTCGTCTGGGCGATGCTGCGTGCCGTCGTCGCCGCCACCGGGTTCCTGGCCGCCAGCGCCGTTCTCGGCCTGCTGCGTTCGCCGTGGGCGGTGCTCGCCGTACCGGCCGCGGCGCTGATCGGCTTCGCGTTCGGCAGCGCCGGCCTCTACGCGACGACCTACCTTCGCAATTGGCAGGACTTCCAGTACATCCAGCTCGTCATGCTGCCGATGTTCATGTTCGCCACCACGTTCTACCCGCTGTCGGTCTACCCCGCCGGACTGCGGCCGGTCATCGCGGTGCTGCCGCTCTACCAGGCCATCGAGCTGGTCCGTGGGGTGGCGCTCGGCAGCTTCAGCCCGGGCCTGCTCGTCGCCGTCGCGTACCTCGGCGGGCTCGGCGTGGTCGCCCTCTCCCTGGCGGTCGGCCGCCTGCGCGGCCAGCTGCGCCCGTAG
- a CDS encoding ABC transporter permease, with protein MTATTTAAARTLRGLGYWLYRYRRTWRGALVMAVFNPLIFLLAIGVGLGHIVDTTGGLPSGQPYLDFFAPGLLAASAMQTALIDSGGVVRLAAMTGGAYKAAMNSPLRPAEIFVGHLLYVGVLSALNASFFVAVMAVLEITGSPWALAMVPVGVLTGVAFAAPMAAFSIIVPNPENISQIYRFVMLPLYLFSGTFFPVETLPAAVRPLAQLLPLWHAVTLCRALNEGTATLLGSAGHVAYLVVMAAAGLIGGRIAYRRVLHP; from the coding sequence ATGACTGCGACGACCACCGCGGCCGCGCGTACGCTGCGCGGGCTGGGGTACTGGCTGTACCGCTACCGGCGGACCTGGCGGGGTGCGCTGGTCATGGCGGTGTTCAACCCGCTGATCTTCCTGCTCGCCATCGGTGTGGGTCTCGGGCACATCGTCGACACCACCGGCGGACTGCCCAGCGGGCAGCCATATCTGGACTTCTTCGCCCCCGGACTGCTGGCCGCCTCGGCGATGCAGACGGCGCTCATCGACTCCGGCGGCGTCGTGCGCCTCGCCGCGATGACCGGCGGCGCGTACAAGGCCGCCATGAACAGCCCGCTGCGGCCGGCTGAGATCTTCGTCGGCCACCTGCTGTACGTCGGCGTACTGAGCGCGCTCAACGCCTCGTTCTTCGTCGCCGTGATGGCCGTGCTGGAGATCACCGGTTCCCCATGGGCGCTGGCGATGGTGCCGGTGGGCGTACTCACCGGGGTGGCGTTCGCGGCCCCGATGGCGGCGTTCTCGATCATCGTGCCGAATCCGGAGAACATCTCGCAGATCTACCGGTTCGTGATGCTGCCGCTCTACCTGTTCTCGGGCACCTTCTTCCCGGTCGAGACGCTGCCCGCGGCGGTCCGCCCGCTCGCCCAGCTCCTGCCGCTGTGGCACGCCGTCACCTTGTGCCGGGCCCTGAACGAGGGCACCGCCACCCTGCTCGGCTCGGCCGGCCATGTGGCGTACCTGGTGGTGATGGCCGCGGCCGGACTGATCGGCGGCCGGATCGCCTACCGCCGGGTCCTGCACCCATAG
- a CDS encoding ABC transporter ATP-binding protein, giving the protein MVLARGLRKTHQSKGTAAVPAVDGIDLEVRRGEVFGILGPNGAGKSSTMRMIGCTSPVSSGLLRVLGADPAVDDAWIRSRLGVVPQDDCLDQELSVRENIVVFGRYFGIPKTVLGERAAELLAFVQLTEKADAKVGELSGGMRRRLTIARALVNEPDLVMLDEPTTGLDPQARHLLWDRVFLLKERGVTLLLTTHYMDEAEQLCDRLVVMDAGRIVAAGSPRELIEAHVTREVVELRFPRSELSAAAEKLRADRLEKLPDRLLVYAADGEAALRDVHAQGLEPTSALVRRSTLEDVFLTLTGRTLVD; this is encoded by the coding sequence ATGGTGTTGGCGCGCGGCCTGCGCAAGACCCATCAGAGCAAGGGCACGGCGGCGGTGCCCGCGGTCGACGGCATCGATCTGGAAGTGCGCCGCGGCGAAGTGTTCGGCATCCTCGGGCCGAACGGCGCCGGCAAGTCCAGCACCATGCGGATGATCGGCTGCACCTCGCCGGTCAGCTCGGGCCTGCTGCGCGTCCTCGGCGCCGATCCGGCCGTGGACGACGCCTGGATCCGCTCACGGCTGGGTGTCGTGCCGCAGGACGACTGTCTGGATCAGGAACTCAGTGTCCGCGAGAACATCGTCGTGTTCGGCCGCTACTTCGGCATCCCCAAGACGGTCCTCGGCGAGCGGGCCGCCGAACTGCTGGCCTTCGTGCAGCTGACCGAGAAGGCCGACGCCAAGGTCGGTGAGCTGTCCGGCGGGATGCGCCGCCGGCTGACCATCGCCCGGGCGCTGGTCAACGAGCCCGATCTGGTGATGCTCGACGAGCCGACGACCGGCCTCGACCCGCAGGCCCGGCATCTGTTGTGGGACCGCGTCTTCCTGCTCAAGGAGCGCGGTGTCACGCTGCTGCTGACGACGCACTACATGGACGAGGCCGAGCAGTTGTGCGACCGGCTGGTCGTGATGGACGCCGGTCGGATCGTCGCCGCCGGATCGCCCCGGGAACTGATCGAGGCACACGTCACCCGGGAGGTGGTGGAGCTGCGATTCCCCCGGTCGGAGCTGTCGGCCGCAGCCGAGAAGCTTCGGGCGGACCGCCTGGAGAAGCTGCCCGACCGGTTGCTCGTCTACGCCGCCGACGGCGAGGCCGCCTTGCGTGACGTGCACGCCCAGGGACTGGAACCGACGTCTGCGCTCGTCCGCCGGTCCACACTGGAGGACGTCTTCCTCACCCTGACCGGCCGCACCCTGGTCGACTGA
- a CDS encoding sugar phosphate nucleotidyltransferase — MADRVTEAVILVGGAGTRLRPLTLSTPKPLLPVGGVPILAHQLAQARAAGIEHVVLATAYRAEVFGAYLGDWDGMRVDHRFEPEPLGTAGAVRHAAAALPGDGESLLVVNGDILTALDLRGFADAHSAAGADVSLQLIEVPDPKQFGCVSVDDTGRVQAFVEKPADEDYGGKYVNGAMYAFRRDLVAAIPGDRPVSTEREVFPRLLARGAHLRGHVCTEYWSDLGRPESLVRASADTVLGVMRSPVSGVAGQFRLMPGAVAAGVRLSGGTVIGEDARVEPGASVEASIVRAGAHVGSGTQIRDSIVGVGASIGANCVLDGVVVGDNASVGAGNELRQGLRVWQDAVLADGAVRFAERLD, encoded by the coding sequence ATGGCAGACCGCGTCACCGAGGCGGTCATCCTGGTCGGCGGGGCGGGCACGCGGCTGCGGCCGTTGACGTTGAGCACTCCCAAGCCGCTGCTGCCGGTCGGCGGGGTGCCGATCCTGGCCCATCAGCTCGCGCAGGCGCGGGCCGCCGGGATCGAGCACGTCGTGCTGGCCACGGCGTACCGGGCCGAGGTCTTCGGGGCCTATCTGGGCGACTGGGACGGCATGCGGGTGGATCACCGGTTCGAGCCGGAGCCGCTCGGCACGGCCGGCGCGGTACGGCACGCGGCCGCGGCCCTGCCTGGTGACGGCGAGTCGCTCCTGGTCGTCAACGGCGACATCCTGACCGCCCTCGATCTGCGCGGCTTCGCGGACGCGCACAGCGCCGCCGGGGCGGACGTGTCGCTGCAGCTGATCGAGGTGCCCGATCCCAAGCAGTTCGGCTGTGTGTCGGTCGACGACACCGGACGTGTGCAGGCGTTCGTCGAGAAGCCCGCCGACGAGGATTACGGCGGCAAATACGTCAACGGCGCCATGTACGCCTTCCGGCGCGACCTAGTCGCGGCGATCCCCGGCGACCGTCCGGTGTCGACGGAGCGCGAGGTCTTTCCGCGGTTGCTGGCCAGGGGCGCGCATCTCCGCGGGCATGTCTGCACCGAGTACTGGTCGGATCTCGGTCGCCCGGAGTCGCTGGTACGCGCGTCGGCCGACACCGTCCTCGGGGTGATGCGATCACCGGTCAGTGGCGTAGCCGGACAGTTCCGGCTGATGCCCGGCGCAGTCGCGGCCGGCGTACGGCTGTCCGGTGGCACCGTCATCGGCGAGGACGCCCGGGTCGAACCGGGGGCCTCCGTCGAGGCGAGCATCGTCCGCGCCGGTGCGCACGTCGGTTCGGGTACGCAGATCCGCGACAGCATCGTCGGCGTCGGGGCGAGCATCGGCGCGAACTGTGTCCTCGACGGTGTCGTGGTCGGCGACAACGCCAGCGTCGGAGCCGGCAACGAACTGCGACAGGGCCTGCGGGTCTGGCAGGACGCGGTGCTCGCCGACGGTGCGGTCAGGTTCGCCGAACGCCTCGACTGA